The genomic segment TATGTGTTAAAACTTGTTTGATTTTATTATTAAAGGTTTCTGAATTTTGGTCCGTAGATAAAGAATTTTCTTGAAAAATCGGCTCTTTCATTCTTAGGTGATAATAAACTTCTAAAAGGGCAAAACCAAAAGCAATTATAAAAAACAGTTGATAGATTTTGATTTCAGAATTTCCTTTGTACATTCTTAAAATTTGCCCTGCTATAAGGGTAATAGTCATACCACAAATAGATGTTATTTTATTCCTAGTAGCAAAAGCTTGTGCCCTTCTTTCTGGAGGAATGGCAGTGGCAATAAATGATTGCCAAGAAACCCCTGACAAACCACCAGGAAAATTCATAACACTATAAATAATAATTAGAGCACTTATCCTATATGGTGCCGGTAATTGAGGTGTTAATGCTAAAAGTATAAAGAAAAATCTAGTTATAAAAATAAAAAGTCCGGTAATTTTCTTTTTTTCTTTATATTGATCTACCAAAATGCTCCCTGGTATCATTGCTAAAACAGACATAAGTGCTGGAAAAGAACTTAACATGGCTATTTCATAAGCCTCTGCTCCTAAATTCTTAGCTAAAATACCAATAAAGGGAGTTACTAAATTAAGTGCTAGTACAGAGTAAATACCATTTAAAGTATTACACTTAATATTATTCTTTATATCCTGTTCAGAAAGAGAATAATTTCCCATAATCGATTAATCCACTCCTCTATTGTTCTCACCGTTAATTATACCATAAATTTCGTAATACGAAATAGTGATTTAAAAAAATTAACCTAATTTAGAATTAGGTTAAATACCATATAGCACTTTTTTAATTTTTAACATTTTTTCTTTTATGCCTCTTTCTTTAAAGTCGATATCCTGGATAATTTCCTTATCCCTTTTTG from the Anaerobranca californiensis DSM 14826 genome contains:
- a CDS encoding MFS transporter, with amino-acid sequence MGNYSLSEQDIKNNIKCNTLNGIYSVLALNLVTPFIGILAKNLGAEAYEIAMLSSFPALMSVLAMIPGSILVDQYKEKKKITGLFIFITRFFFILLALTPQLPAPYRISALIIIYSVMNFPGGLSGVSWQSFIATAIPPERRAQAFATRNKITSICGMTITLIAGQILRMYKGNSEIKIYQLFFIIAFGFALLEVYYHLRMKEPIFQENSLSTDQNSETFNNKIKQVLTHKPFVLFSLCSLLFHFGWQMGWPLFTIYQIDYLGADGTWISYLSVGNGLAGFITYPLWSKLVNKKGNNYAVILATFSIAMSPFLFAISWNLYILLVVNFFMGTAVAGISLVLFNLLLEVVPNENRTLSIALYNTLISLSAIVSPMVGAFVYETFGSIYLALITAGTFRMLGSFTFLLRYKFLTKSTTKVSNFI